The following proteins are co-located in the Candidatus Competibacteraceae bacterium genome:
- a CDS encoding DUF1365 domain-containing protein, whose translation MNSCLYVGHVRHRRFFPRPHQFRYKLYMVYLDLAEMNAAFRGRWLWSTRRPALAWFRRRDHFGDPAVPLETCVRDLAERQTGRRPQGPIRLLTHLRYFGYCINPISIYYCFAPDGEALDMLVAEVTNTPWGERTAYVLDVAGQSGGNQRAEFHKAMHVSPFLPMDLRYGWHSTPPGPHLAVHLDVLKGQSRQLDATLSLRRRPLDGRHMAGVLARFPLMTLKVAAAIHWEALRLLWKRIPIFPHPPTSGKPMESESCTTNR comes from the coding sequence ATGAACAGTTGCCTCTACGTCGGTCATGTCCGCCACCGGCGCTTTTTCCCGCGCCCGCACCAGTTCCGCTACAAGCTGTATATGGTTTATCTCGATCTGGCGGAAATGAATGCGGCGTTTCGGGGCCGCTGGCTGTGGTCAACCCGCCGGCCGGCGCTGGCCTGGTTCCGCCGCCGGGATCATTTCGGCGACCCCGCCGTCCCGCTGGAGACCTGCGTGCGCGATCTGGCGGAACGGCAAACCGGCCGCCGGCCGCAAGGTCCGATCCGGCTGCTGACCCACCTGCGCTATTTCGGCTACTGCATCAACCCGATCAGCATCTACTACTGCTTCGCGCCCGATGGCGAGGCATTGGACATGCTGGTCGCCGAGGTGACCAATACACCCTGGGGCGAGCGCACCGCTTACGTGCTCGACGTGGCCGGGCAGAGCGGCGGCAACCAGCGGGCCGAATTCCATAAGGCGATGCACGTCTCGCCGTTCCTGCCCATGGATCTGCGCTACGGCTGGCACTCCACCCCGCCGGGGCCGCACCTGGCGGTCCATCTCGATGTGCTCAAGGGCCAGTCCCGCCAGCTCGACGCTACCCTCAGCCTGCGCCGCCGCCCGCTCGACGGCCGCCACATGGCCGGCGTGCTGGCCCGTTTCCCGCTGATGACCCTGAAAGTGGCCGCCGCCATCCACTGGGAAGCGCTGCGGCTGCTGTGGAAACGCATTCCGATCTTTCCCCACCCACCGACATCCGGCAAACCCATGGAGAGCGAGTCATGCACCACGAATCGGTGA
- a CDS encoding FAD-dependent oxidoreductase: MKTAIIGTGISGLTAAWQLHREHPLTIFEANDYIGGHTHTVEVQARDRHYAVDTGFIVFNDWTYPHFIDLLNQLDVASRPAPMSFSMRCERTGLEYNGENLNTLFAQRRNLFRPSFHRMIRDILRFNREAPALLEAGHDLSLDACLRQGNYSREFREHYILPMAAAIWSAEAGVMGAMPARFFVQFFKNHGLLSVSDRPQWRVIQGGSRRYVERLTAPFRDRIRLKCPVEWVRRHPTHVQVKPRGGPVERFDQVIIAAHSDQALRLLADPTRLEREILSAIPYQENEAVLHTDPRLLPRRRRAWAAWNYHLPAQPQDRVAVTYNMNLLQSLDAPETFCVTLNHGEAIDPARVLYRATYHHPVFTEAGVKAQARRDEISGVNRTWYCGAYWSHGFHEDGVNSGLAVARGLLERRLAA; this comes from the coding sequence ATGAAAACCGCCATCATCGGCACCGGCATCAGCGGTCTGACCGCCGCCTGGCAACTGCACCGCGAACACCCGCTCACGATCTTCGAAGCCAACGACTATATCGGCGGTCACACCCACACCGTGGAGGTTCAGGCCCGAGACCGGCATTACGCGGTCGATACCGGCTTCATCGTCTTCAACGACTGGACCTATCCCCACTTCATCGACCTGCTGAATCAATTGGACGTGGCCTCGCGGCCGGCGCCGATGAGCTTCAGCATGCGCTGCGAGCGCACCGGGCTGGAGTACAACGGCGAGAACCTGAACACCCTGTTCGCCCAGCGCCGCAACCTGTTTCGGCCCTCGTTTCACCGGATGATCCGCGACATCCTGCGCTTCAACCGGGAAGCCCCGGCCCTGCTGGAGGCTGGCCATGACCTCAGCCTGGACGCCTGCCTGCGGCAGGGCAACTACAGCCGGGAATTTCGCGAGCACTACATCCTGCCGATGGCGGCGGCGATCTGGTCGGCGGAAGCGGGCGTCATGGGCGCGATGCCGGCGCGGTTCTTCGTGCAATTCTTCAAGAATCACGGGCTGTTGAGCGTCAGCGACCGGCCCCAGTGGCGGGTGATCCAGGGCGGCTCGCGCCGCTACGTCGAGCGCCTGACCGCGCCGTTCCGGGACCGCATCCGGCTGAAGTGCCCGGTGGAGTGGGTGCGCCGCCACCCGACGCACGTACAGGTCAAGCCGCGAGGCGGCCCGGTGGAGCGCTTCGATCAGGTGATCATCGCCGCGCACAGCGATCAGGCGCTGCGGCTGCTGGCCGATCCGACGCGCCTGGAACGGGAGATCCTGAGCGCGATTCCCTATCAGGAAAACGAGGCGGTGCTGCACACCGACCCCCGCCTGTTGCCGCGCCGACGGCGGGCCTGGGCGGCCTGGAACTATCACTTGCCGGCGCAACCCCAAGATCGGGTGGCGGTTACCTACAACATGAATCTTCTACAAAGCCTGGACGCTCCAGAGACTTTCTGCGTCACGCTCAACCACGGCGAGGCCATCGACCCGGCGCGCGTGCTCTACCGCGCCACCTACCACCACCCGGTGTTCACCGAGGCCGGGGTCAAGGCCCAGGCCCGTCGCGACGAGATCAGCGGTGTCAACCGCACCTGGTATTGCGGCGCCTACTGGAGCCACGGCTTCCACGAGGACGGAGTGAACAGCGGGCTGGCGGTGGCGCGTGGCCTGCTGGAACGGCGGCTGGCGGCATGA
- a CDS encoding nuclear transport factor 2 family protein has protein sequence MSRPLDHFKTLFKQLNKDRLHLLEQIYTPDVQFRDPVHVLEGLPALRDYYGRLYEGVLSCQFEFDAEVIEGQQGMLVWLMRFQHARFRSGEMLELRGVSHLRFLDDGRVSYHRDYFDMGEFIYERVPVLGGIVRAIKNRL, from the coding sequence GTGTCGAGACCGCTGGATCACTTCAAGACCTTATTCAAGCAGTTGAATAAGGACCGTCTGCACCTGCTGGAGCAGATCTACACCCCGGACGTGCAATTCCGCGACCCGGTGCACGTACTGGAGGGATTGCCGGCGCTGCGGGATTACTACGGCCGGTTGTACGAGGGGGTGCTGTCCTGTCAGTTCGAATTCGATGCCGAAGTGATCGAGGGCCAACAGGGCATGCTGGTATGGCTGATGCGATTCCAGCACGCCCGCTTCCGCTCCGGCGAGATGCTGGAACTGCGCGGGGTGAGCCATCTGCGGTTTCTCGACGACGGCCGGGTCAGTTACCACCGCGACTACTTCGATATGGGCGAATTCATCTACGAACGGGTGCCGGTGTTGGGCGGTATCGTCCGCGCCATCAAAAACCGTCTGTAA
- a CDS encoding SDR family oxidoreductase codes for MPVSSVVTRIGVANHEAIAAAKAGVEGLLRSAAATYASARIRVNAVAPGIMDTPAVAWIIGGDASRAEAARR; via the coding sequence GTGCCGGTGTCGTCGGTGGTGACGCGGATCGGAGTGGCCAATCATGAGGCCATCGCCGCCGCCAAGGCGGGGGTGGAAGGGCTGCTGCGTTCGGCGGCGGCGACTTATGCGTCCGCGCGCATCCGGGTCAACGCCGTGGCGCCGGGCATCATGGATACGCCGGCGGTGGCGTGGATCATCGGCGGCGACGCCAGCCGCGCCGAGGCGGCCCGGCGGTAG
- a CDS encoding SDR family oxidoreductase — protein MSIATTSLSLRNQVAFITGGGRGIGAATAQALASRGAHVIVASRTEPELNATVAEIQTTGLSASAIKLDVADEAEVDAAFAGIAAAFGRLDILVNNAAVLLSGPFAEMAMADWDQVMAVNLRGAALCARQAFRLMSEQGGAIVNVSSLGGVSGTEKFPGYAAYTVSKFALTGLTEALAAEGRARNIRVNGVAPGAVDTTMLRRAAPHLRTHTGPADVAKVIAFLCDPSESGCMTGAMLVINSNL, from the coding sequence ATGAGCATTGCAACTACTTCATTGTCCCTGCGCAACCAGGTGGCCTTCATCACCGGCGGCGGGCGCGGGATCGGCGCGGCGACGGCGCAAGCGCTGGCGAGCCGGGGGGCTCACGTCATCGTCGCCAGCCGCACCGAGCCGGAACTGAACGCCACGGTGGCCGAGATTCAAACCACCGGTCTGAGCGCTTCCGCCATCAAGCTGGATGTCGCCGACGAGGCCGAGGTGGATGCCGCGTTCGCCGGCATCGCCGCCGCGTTCGGCCGGCTGGACATTCTGGTCAATAACGCCGCCGTCCTGCTGAGTGGTCCCTTCGCCGAGATGGCGATGGCGGACTGGGATCAGGTGATGGCGGTCAACCTGCGCGGCGCGGCACTGTGCGCGCGGCAGGCGTTTCGGCTGATGAGCGAGCAGGGCGGCGCCATCGTCAATGTGTCTTCGCTGGGTGGAGTATCGGGTACCGAGAAGTTTCCCGGCTACGCCGCCTACACCGTCAGCAAGTTCGCCCTGACCGGTCTGACCGAAGCGCTGGCGGCGGAAGGCCGGGCGCGCAATATCCGGGTCAACGGCGTGGCGCCGGGCGCGGTGGATACCACCATGCTGCGCCGGGCCGCGCCGCATCTGCGTACCCACACCGGTCCCGCCGATGTGGCCAAGGTGATCGCTTTCCTGTGCGATCCGAGTGAATCCGGTTGTATGACCGGCGCGATGCTGGTGATCAACAGCAACCTGTAA
- a CDS encoding 6-carboxytetrahydropterin synthase, with protein sequence MIGQDGQRSWTIHIRKDNLKFSAAHMTVFPDGRKEGLHGHNYQVELTVELKDPPVLARMLSYEVFKKALRTVCDQWDEKVLIAGDNPWLEPLPAAEGEYACRLCGKRYVLPADEVAVLDMDNVTAENLARALFECFWVELTRDRSVPWRERVVAAGLRIDESRGQGATYAIRFGC encoded by the coding sequence ATGATCGGACAGGATGGACAGCGGAGCTGGACGATCCATATCCGCAAGGACAACCTCAAATTTTCCGCGGCGCACATGACCGTGTTCCCGGACGGCCGCAAGGAAGGTCTGCACGGTCACAATTATCAGGTGGAACTGACGGTTGAACTGAAAGATCCCCCGGTGCTGGCGCGGATGCTCAGCTACGAAGTCTTCAAAAAAGCACTGCGAACCGTTTGCGACCAGTGGGACGAAAAGGTGCTGATCGCCGGCGACAATCCCTGGCTGGAGCCCTTGCCCGCCGCCGAAGGCGAGTATGCCTGCCGGCTGTGCGGCAAGCGCTACGTGCTGCCCGCCGACGAGGTGGCGGTGCTGGATATGGACAACGTGACCGCCGAGAACCTGGCCCGGGCGCTGTTCGAGTGCTTCTGGGTCGAGCTGACCCGCGACCGTTCGGTGCCCTGGCGGGAACGGGTCGTCGCCGCTGGCCTGCGGATCGACGAATCGCGCGGCCAGGGGGCCACTTACGCGATCCGGTTCGGTTGCTGA
- a CDS encoding glycosyltransferase produces the protein MRVHLLSTAVAPLGSGLGGGVEHMIVTAARQLNDLGHDAWVIAPAGSVADVPKLRTLPGRLAPTAVGRDYDDPPIIDADGFLAAALRELGARLRPDDVILNFSYDWLPLFVSGLLPCPLGTLVSMGSLNRSLNREIHRIVRRWPERLAWLSAAQVASFGLGDSGRLIPPGLDLARYRYNARPSRALCWLGRIAPEKGLDDVFAFAVRAGQAVTVFGVMQEPAYWEDLNRRYPGAPVHYGGFLNMPALAETVCDFRALLMTPKWLEAFGIVGIEALACGTPVIAYRRGGIQEYVRDGETGWLAPPDDLDGLCAAVERVERLDRAACRALVESHYTLAHYGAALADWLRALTAAPIDPTGATA, from the coding sequence GTGCGCGTCCATTTGCTCTCGACGGCGGTCGCGCCGCTGGGTTCCGGCTTGGGTGGCGGCGTGGAACACATGATCGTCACCGCCGCCCGCCAACTGAATGACCTTGGTCACGATGCGTGGGTGATCGCGCCGGCCGGTTCCGTGGCCGACGTGCCGAAGCTGCGTACCCTGCCCGGCCGGTTGGCGCCGACCGCCGTGGGGCGAGACTACGACGACCCACCAATCATCGACGCCGATGGATTTCTGGCCGCCGCGCTGCGCGAACTGGGGGCACGACTTCGCCCGGACGATGTCATCCTGAACTTTTCCTACGACTGGTTGCCCCTGTTCGTGAGCGGCCTGTTGCCCTGCCCGCTAGGCACATTGGTCAGCATGGGCTCCTTGAACCGCTCGCTGAACCGGGAAATCCACCGCATCGTCCGCCGGTGGCCGGAACGGCTCGCCTGGCTGAGCGCGGCGCAAGTCGCCAGTTTCGGCCTGGGGGATTCGGGCCGGCTGATCCCACCAGGCCTGGATCTGGCCCGCTACCGCTACAACGCCCGCCCCAGCCGCGCACTGTGCTGGCTGGGACGCATCGCGCCGGAAAAGGGGCTGGACGATGTATTCGCCTTCGCCGTTCGCGCCGGCCAAGCGGTCACGGTGTTCGGCGTCATGCAAGAACCGGCATACTGGGAAGACTTGAATCGCCGTTACCCCGGCGCTCCCGTCCACTACGGCGGATTCCTGAACATGCCGGCCCTGGCCGAGACGGTGTGCGATTTCCGGGCGCTGCTGATGACGCCGAAATGGCTGGAAGCGTTCGGCATCGTCGGCATCGAAGCGCTGGCCTGCGGCACGCCGGTCATCGCGTACCGGCGCGGCGGCATTCAGGAATACGTCCGCGATGGGGAAACCGGCTGGCTGGCGCCACCGGACGATCTGGATGGGCTGTGCGCGGCGGTGGAGCGGGTCGAGCGCCTGGACCGGGCCGCGTGCCGGGCGCTGGTGGAAAGCCATTATACCCTGGCGCATTACGGCGCGGCACTGGCGGACTGGTTGCGCGCCCTGACGGCGGCCCCGATCGACCCAACCGGAGCAACAGCATGA
- a CDS encoding DUF3047 domain-containing protein: MPFRRCGWTGPVVRAGGGGRVRFKIVLGAALLAVVIGAGAADEARVVGRFSTDDLSGWQTKSFQGETRYTFDGKSGQRALFADSRGGASGLYREIRVDLKRTPFLNWSWRVDRVLEGVDERGKAGDDYPARVYVVVSGGLAFWKTRSLVYVWASGQPMGATWNNAYTSNARVMALRSGMRDAGRWVSEKRDIRADFQQLFGEEIDAIDAVALMTDTDNSGQSATAWYGDIVFTAR, encoded by the coding sequence ATGCCCTTTCGGCGCTGCGGATGGACTGGACCGGTTGTTCGAGCCGGCGGAGGAGGAAGAGTGAGATTTAAGATCGTGCTGGGCGCGGCGCTGCTGGCGGTGGTCATCGGGGCGGGCGCGGCGGATGAGGCGCGGGTGGTCGGCCGTTTTTCCACCGATGACCTAAGCGGTTGGCAAACCAAATCCTTCCAGGGCGAAACCCGCTACACCTTTGACGGGAAGAGCGGCCAGCGCGCGCTGTTCGCCGACAGCCGGGGCGGGGCTTCGGGGTTGTACCGGGAAATCCGGGTGGACTTGAAACGCACGCCCTTTTTAAATTGGTCGTGGCGAGTGGATCGGGTACTGGAAGGGGTGGACGAGCGTGGCAAGGCCGGCGACGATTATCCGGCGCGAGTGTATGTGGTGGTATCCGGCGGCTTGGCGTTCTGGAAGACTCGCTCGCTGGTGTATGTCTGGGCCAGCGGCCAGCCAATGGGCGCGACCTGGAACAATGCCTATACCAGCAACGCCCGGGTGATGGCCTTGCGTTCGGGCATGCGGGACGCCGGCCGCTGGGTTAGCGAGAAGCGCGATATCCGCGCCGATTTCCAGCAACTGTTCGGCGAGGAGATCGACGCCATCGATGCCGTGGCGCTGATGACCGACACCGATAACAGCGGTCAAAGCGCCACGGCCTGGTACGGGGATATTGTCTTCACGGCGCGGTAG
- a CDS encoding DUF1134 domain-containing protein, which translates to MMNIRKITGPVLLATTLLMGSLALAADAKKPSGTVAIDETQFAFILGGSVGGGQLMFEDQKYPFKVGGLTVGANVGVSKMSAAGEVYDLTDISKFPGTYTKLDASIALGGGVGGLRLKNENGVIMRLESRTQGLQLNVGSASGIKVTME; encoded by the coding sequence ATGATGAATATTCGCAAAATAACCGGCCCCGTCCTGCTGGCCACCACGCTGTTGATGGGTAGTCTGGCATTGGCGGCGGATGCCAAGAAGCCGTCCGGAACGGTCGCGATCGACGAGACCCAGTTCGCCTTCATTCTGGGCGGCAGTGTCGGTGGCGGTCAGTTGATGTTCGAAGACCAGAAATATCCGTTTAAGGTCGGTGGCCTGACGGTGGGCGCCAATGTGGGTGTGTCGAAGATGAGCGCCGCCGGCGAAGTTTACGATTTGACGGATATCTCCAAATTCCCGGGGACTTACACCAAGCTGGACGCCAGCATCGCGCTGGGCGGTGGCGTGGGCGGCTTGCGACTCAAGAACGAGAACGGGGTGATCATGCGGCTGGAGTCGCGAACCCAGGGTTTGCAGTTGAACGTGGGATCGGCCAGCGGCATCAAGGTCACGATGGAATAG
- a CDS encoding DUF3313 domain-containing protein, whose protein sequence is MRHFPLFSVVVLCGALSAGCASTPASDNESTPTGFLSDYSKLEPDTEDPGARIYLKADVDWKKYDKIMLDRIQIWLKDDADYKGIDPTQLKALTDYFQQAIVKALEPTYPVVTQPGPDVLRVRIAITDLIPTKPEMSVVALVVPYATVADLASGGGTGSTPYLGQTAIEAEFLDSRSNQALAAYVDREIGKKYDVDLSQGVGSAVEKGVSSYTKAYSTWAYAEAAFDAWAGRLRQRLDQAHGRTAPAH, encoded by the coding sequence ATGCGCCATTTTCCCCTGTTTTCCGTCGTCGTGCTGTGTGGCGCCCTGAGCGCCGGTTGCGCCAGTACCCCCGCCAGCGACAACGAGTCCACACCCACCGGCTTTCTCAGCGATTATTCCAAACTGGAGCCCGACACCGAGGATCCAGGCGCCCGGATTTACCTCAAGGCTGATGTGGATTGGAAGAAATACGACAAGATCATGCTGGATCGCATCCAGATTTGGCTCAAGGACGATGCCGACTACAAGGGCATCGACCCCACCCAGTTGAAAGCGCTGACCGATTACTTCCAGCAGGCCATCGTCAAGGCGCTGGAGCCGACTTATCCGGTCGTGACTCAACCCGGCCCCGACGTGCTGCGGGTGCGAATAGCCATCACCGACCTGATTCCCACCAAGCCGGAAATGAGCGTGGTGGCTCTGGTGGTACCCTACGCCACGGTGGCGGATCTGGCGTCGGGCGGTGGTACGGGCAGCACGCCCTATCTTGGTCAAACCGCTATTGAGGCTGAATTCCTCGACAGCCGGAGCAATCAGGCGCTGGCGGCCTATGTGGACCGGGAAATCGGCAAGAAATACGATGTTGACCTGAGTCAGGGCGTGGGTTCGGCGGTGGAAAAAGGCGTCTCGTCCTACACCAAGGCCTACAGCACCTGGGCTTACGCCGAGGCCGCGTTCGATGCCTGGGCCGGCCGGTTGCGCCAGCGGCTCGACCAGGCACACGGGCGGACGGCGCCGGCCCACTGA
- a CDS encoding glucan biosynthesis protein translates to MIIALEYLRFANMSRRAAAYPRSFIPGLLLLLALCMDAAAAGTFAALAREAFERSQLPWDPQIPVPLVEFDPPEGGDPLGLDFVEYGELTGKPFYDDGVWWLRASPRGNFEKDLLDLWLRQSEAMGWAPVAYRLADFNYRHPDIQPALPELVPAAARYLSAVDIGVRQHGAQRWPQVFHLGGNGYGRLTGFSPLEFGTSFRLGVRNVGEPVEDFVKLRKLYLMKINDHAFRLLGLAECEAFTTAFVATLQPGAASSLRVTMRIFPRLPLRVASEPSLGPLGLSSMFWKDENATPEDPADEAHDADLFVAWYADGTQRRRALAIPVSPAEPPLAADFGAATDFALLQSDRNAGHYRRYESVDYANRTSLLVSDIQSSLPYTVGLWQSYTAYEGADNIAAFVRFNQDVDPPASVEEGIAFSYTLTAHR, encoded by the coding sequence ATGATCATCGCATTGGAATACCTTCGATTCGCCAACATGTCCCGGCGGGCCGCTGCCTACCCGCGTTCCTTCATCCCAGGCCTGCTGTTGCTGCTGGCGCTTTGCATGGACGCCGCCGCCGCTGGCACCTTCGCGGCGCTGGCGCGGGAGGCCTTCGAGCGTTCCCAACTGCCCTGGGACCCGCAAATCCCGGTGCCCCTGGTGGAATTCGATCCCCCCGAGGGCGGCGATCCGCTCGGGCTCGATTTCGTCGAATACGGCGAGCTGACGGGGAAGCCCTTTTACGATGACGGCGTCTGGTGGCTGCGGGCCAGCCCGCGCGGCAACTTCGAGAAAGACCTGCTGGACTTGTGGCTGCGCCAGTCCGAAGCGATGGGCTGGGCGCCGGTCGCCTACCGCCTGGCGGACTTCAACTATCGCCATCCCGATATTCAACCGGCGCTACCGGAACTTGTCCCCGCCGCCGCCCGCTATCTGAGCGCCGTCGATATCGGTGTTCGCCAGCATGGTGCGCAGCGCTGGCCGCAGGTGTTCCATTTGGGCGGCAACGGTTACGGCCGGCTGACCGGCTTCTCGCCGCTGGAGTTCGGCACCTCGTTTCGGCTCGGGGTGCGCAACGTGGGCGAGCCGGTCGAGGATTTCGTCAAACTCCGCAAGCTGTATTTGATGAAAATCAACGACCATGCATTCCGGCTGCTGGGCTTGGCGGAATGCGAAGCCTTCACGACGGCGTTCGTGGCCACGCTGCAACCGGGCGCTGCCAGCAGCCTGCGGGTCACCATGAGGATTTTTCCGCGCCTGCCGCTGCGGGTGGCCAGCGAGCCGAGCCTGGGGCCACTGGGCTTGAGTTCGATGTTCTGGAAGGACGAGAACGCCACGCCGGAAGACCCGGCCGATGAAGCCCACGACGCCGATCTGTTCGTCGCCTGGTATGCGGACGGAACGCAACGGCGGCGGGCGCTCGCCATTCCAGTCAGCCCGGCCGAGCCGCCGCTGGCGGCCGATTTCGGCGCGGCGACCGATTTCGCCCTGCTCCAGTCGGACCGGAACGCCGGCCACTATCGCCGCTACGAGTCGGTCGATTACGCCAATCGGACATCGCTGCTGGTCTCGGATATCCAAAGCAGCCTACCCTACACCGTGGGACTGTGGCAGTCGTACACCGCTTACGAAGGCGCCGACAACATCGCGGCGTTCGTGCGCTTCAACCAGGACGTGGACCCGCCGGCCTCGGTTGAGGAAGGGATCGCGTTTTCCTACACTCTCACCGCTCATCGCTGA